The Agrobacterium tumefaciens genome contains a region encoding:
- a CDS encoding conjugal transfer protein TraD: protein MQSARNEDRKKDTREKIQLGGLVVKAGLRDIDKAVLLGWLMELPKRLSEDEGEWARLQAIGKRGFEDAAQEDDARDRAGSPYAGTYDWNERD from the coding sequence TTGCAGTCGGCCCGAAACGAAGATCGCAAAAAGGACACACGCGAGAAGATCCAGCTTGGCGGTCTGGTGGTCAAAGCCGGACTTCGGGATATCGACAAAGCCGTCTTGCTTGGTTGGCTGATGGAGCTCCCAAAGCGCCTGAGCGAGGACGAAGGGGAATGGGCAAGGCTGCAAGCCATCGGCAAAAGAGGGTTCGAGGATGCTGCCCAAGAAGATGATGCTCGTGATCGTGCCGGCAGCCCTTATGCTGGCACTTACGATTGGAATGAAAGGGATTGA
- a CDS encoding TraC family protein, with product MAKRTKSPAEIKAAMEALKAELKEAEAREAERLGSLAVKAGLHEIDIDDAVLVSALKELAARFQSSPQLSNTTA from the coding sequence ATGGCAAAGAGAACCAAATCGCCCGCTGAGATCAAAGCGGCCATGGAAGCGCTCAAGGCTGAGCTGAAAGAGGCTGAAGCGCGCGAGGCTGAACGCCTCGGATCGCTCGCCGTCAAAGCCGGATTGCATGAGATCGACATCGATGACGCTGTTCTTGTGTCGGCGCTGAAAGAACTGGCCGCACGATTTCAATCCTCGCCGCAACTGTCCAACACGACGGCTTAG
- a CDS encoding BID domain-containing protein — translation MAAAPSRPWLRGIATWASSIKQAVETKVQGDATLTVHWTKINERMKFIYEKPDEAMKAMNLAPALNGNDATAKAAQDRIINQLATNPEAYGAIKGKTGLLASTASKVQRQNALGHVDPLAKSIKDYVRIRAEVQELHTGTLRQERDRQRVDVPSISSNANHTLERIRDAIDRNDLHSQLGFAHSDRIVRAEIEELNKALDEKFGANAFSSAEPQGRKFDAAAAKVTPDDHGKLAQSWPLFHAAQKVAAHQKEQAQAQARTQVQKPGMTR, via the coding sequence ATGGCGGCAGCGCCCAGCCGGCCCTGGCTGCGCGGTATCGCGACCTGGGCGAGTTCCATCAAGCAAGCTGTGGAGACAAAAGTGCAAGGCGATGCGACCCTCACCGTTCATTGGACCAAAATCAATGAGCGCATGAAGTTCATCTACGAGAAGCCGGATGAGGCGATGAAGGCAATGAATCTTGCCCCAGCCCTGAACGGTAACGATGCGACCGCCAAGGCTGCACAGGACCGCATTATCAACCAGCTCGCCACCAACCCAGAGGCGTATGGGGCGATCAAGGGGAAGACCGGCCTGCTGGCGTCCACTGCGTCCAAGGTTCAGCGACAAAATGCATTGGGCCATGTCGATCCGTTGGCGAAGTCGATCAAGGACTATGTCCGCATCCGTGCCGAAGTGCAGGAGCTTCACACCGGCACCCTTCGACAGGAGCGAGATCGCCAGCGCGTCGACGTGCCATCGATCTCGAGCAATGCCAACCACACCCTCGAGCGCATCCGCGACGCCATCGACCGCAACGACCTGCATTCGCAGCTCGGCTTTGCGCACTCTGATCGGATCGTTCGGGCCGAGATCGAGGAATTGAACAAGGCGCTCGATGAAAAGTTCGGTGCGAACGCCTTCAGCAGCGCCGAGCCGCAGGGCAGGAAGTTTGATGCGGCCGCCGCGAAAGTCACCCCTGACGATCACGGCAAGCTCGCTCAGTCCTGGCCGCTGTTCCACGCGGCGCAGAAGGTGGCCGCTCATCAGAAGGAGCAGGCACAGGCGCAGGCGAGGACGCAGGTGCAGAAGCCGGGGATGACCCGTTGA
- the traF gene encoding conjugative transfer signal peptidase TraF, with product MNARRNAFVILGAGAVLIGGIAATFALGGYRINFTPSYNLGLWQIVTVDREVKTGDRIFICPPDGEVVSLALERHYLPRGLCASGSGPLIKTVAATAGQSVEIDGQVIVDGHPLHSSRVLKADAEGRPMPVYAGGTIPKGEVFLHSEFVGSYDSRYFGPLPSDGILGLAREILTFSP from the coding sequence TTGAACGCCCGCCGCAACGCCTTCGTTATCCTTGGCGCCGGGGCCGTATTGATCGGCGGCATCGCTGCCACATTTGCCCTTGGCGGCTACCGCATCAATTTTACGCCCTCGTACAATCTCGGTCTCTGGCAAATCGTCACTGTGGATCGAGAGGTCAAGACAGGGGATCGCATATTCATTTGCCCGCCCGACGGCGAAGTCGTGTCCTTGGCACTTGAACGACATTATCTGCCACGAGGTCTTTGTGCCTCCGGGAGCGGTCCGCTCATCAAGACTGTCGCGGCGACGGCCGGCCAATCGGTGGAAATTGACGGCCAAGTCATCGTTGACGGACATCCTCTTCATTCATCCCGCGTCCTCAAGGCCGACGCAGAAGGACGGCCCATGCCGGTCTATGCAGGCGGCACCATTCCCAAGGGTGAGGTTTTCCTGCATTCCGAATTTGTTGGTTCATATGACTCGAGATATTTTGGCCCGCTCCCGTCCGACGGCATCCTTGGCCTCGCGCGAGAAATTCTCACCTTCTCCCCGTAA